A part of Microcoleus sp. FACHB-831 genomic DNA contains:
- a CDS encoding ribonuclease H-like domain-containing protein, translating into MEDFKVCDRDITPDILAEYLTAEAIAVDTETMGLLPQRDRLCLVQLCDSQERVTVVRIAKGQTEAPNLKQLMEAGDIFKVFHFARFDVAQLRYHLGIHVTPIFCTKIASKLARTYTQRHGLKELVLELEQVELDKTAQSSDWGNAANLSDIQLRYAANDVRYLVSVRQKLIEMLKREERWELAQQCFECLPAIVALDLLHYKDIFEH; encoded by the coding sequence TTGGAAGATTTTAAGGTATGCGATCGCGATATTACTCCTGATATCTTGGCTGAGTATCTAACAGCAGAAGCTATAGCTGTTGATACTGAAACAATGGGATTATTACCGCAGCGCGATCGCTTGTGTCTTGTCCAACTGTGCGATTCCCAAGAGCGAGTAACAGTTGTTCGCATCGCCAAAGGGCAAACCGAAGCCCCAAATTTAAAACAACTGATGGAAGCAGGGGACATCTTCAAAGTATTTCACTTCGCCCGCTTCGATGTTGCTCAGTTGCGTTACCATCTTGGCATTCATGTTACTCCCATCTTCTGTACAAAAATCGCCAGCAAGCTTGCTAGAACGTACACCCAGCGTCATGGTCTTAAGGAACTGGTGCTGGAACTAGAGCAAGTTGAACTGGATAAAACTGCTCAAAGTTCAGACTGGGGCAATGCTGCAAACTTATCTGATATTCAACTGCGCTATGCTGCCAATGATGTCCGCTATCTCGTAAGCGTGCGCCAAAAACTCATTGAAATGCTGAAGCGAGAAGAGCGCTGGGAACTAGCACAGCAATGTTTTGAGTGTTTGCCTGCAATAGTTGCCCTGGATTTGCTG